The nucleotide sequence TAAATTAGAAGATACTCAGGTCAATGCTTGATGGTTTGGTCTAAGCAAGAAGCTTCAGTTGACTTTTGACATCTAGATTTTAGAGCTCGTTGTTTGACTTAAATGATCTTGATCCTTGATCTTAGTTATACTTGAAAGGAGCAGATCACAAGTGGTTGGTATGTCTATGAAACAATCTTGAACTATGAAGGGTGTTTGATGCTGTTGATGTCACAATCTGTAAAGGAGAGTCATGAATGATGTCATCGTCGATGTCTCTAAAATATTTATGCCATTTCACGTGATGGAGTTTACATGGAGAAAGGATTACGGAACATTGAGAGGAATCGAAGatgaagaacaggagaaagacaTTGAAATGTGGTGGGCATTAGCACTAGTAGAAAGCCTCCAAGCTTGAGTAATCCAACAAGCTCCAATCATCAATGTTCGCACGATCTTGCTGATGATCCATGCTGCATGCCGTGGTCGACTCAAACTCTTCTTGGCAATCCAAGGATACGTTGCTCTGAACAGGTTCCACTGGCAGTGTTATGGAGCTGCTCAACTCTCTATATAGATTGTAGTCTCCATTACCGAATGGCCGATCGTTGACCTGATTCAGTGGTGAAGTATTACCAACTGGCGAAAACATCTGACAGTGGCATGAACTCGATCGGCTTGTCGTTTCAGTATCGAATGCTGCAATGGCGACGCCTGACTCCATCTCCGGAGACCGGTTCATGTACTTGGCATACAACGCCTCGAGATTGATGGCAATAGGAGCGGCTACCTCGTTCGTCAGGAGGTCCGGGCGGACAGGACTCTGCGGAGCACGGCGATTGGAGTTGGCATCTGGACCACCGGCGGCGACGGAGACGGCACTGGAGAGCCTCGCTGACGACCTCCCCCTGCGGCTCTTGCGGTAGCCACTGCCGATGGGCACGTTGCGGAGCGACCCGCCCTTGGTCCAGTACCGCCGGCAGGCCTTGCAGAAGTACCGCGGCTGGCTCAGGCTGTAGTTGTTATAGTAACAGAACTTGGTGTCGGAGGAGCCGCAGCGGGGGCAACTGTTCGCCAGCTCGACGTCGACGGGCTGCGGAGGAATGCAAGGGAGCATGTCATGGTGGGACGAAAGCATGGGAAGGGAAGAAGGCAAGAAGAGCTGCGTATATGTCATGGAGAGGACAGAAGAGGGGGAAGAAGGGGTTATTTGTAGGCAAATGAAGGTCATCATGTCTCAGCCGCTGCATGTGCACGATGGAGTAAATTAATGGGGAGTGGTGGGAGGAAGGAGGGGCGGCGCGGCGGTTGAAGCTGCTCCGTACGGGGCTGATGGAGGCCGTCGGCGTTGGCTTGCTTCATCGGGTTCTCCTCGGCATGGGCGAGGCAGGGTCTACAACGACGCCGGAATCACCGTCCACGCCGCTTGTTCTCCTCCTCACTGACCGACCACCGGAATTAGGAAGAACCGATTGAGTTAAATAGCATTAAGATACCCAATTAT is from Musa acuminata AAA Group cultivar baxijiao chromosome BXJ1-6, Cavendish_Baxijiao_AAA, whole genome shotgun sequence and encodes:
- the LOC103988510 gene encoding dof zinc finger protein DOF1.4-like, with product MMTFICLQITPSSPSSVLSMTYTQLFLPSSLPMLSSHHDMLPCIPPQPVDVELANSCPRCGSSDTKFCYYNNYSLSQPRYFCKACRRYWTKGGSLRNVPIGSGYRKSRRGRSSARLSSAVSVAAGGPDANSNRRAPQSPVRPDLLTNEVAAPIAINLEALYAKYMNRSPEMESGVAIAAFDTETTSRSSSCHCQMFSPVGNTSPLNQVNDRPFGNGDYNLYRELSSSITLPVEPVQSNVSLDCQEEFESTTACSMDHQQDRANIDDWSLLDYSSLEAFY